A region of the Nocardia asteroides genome:
GATCCGGGCGGGTCCGGCCGACCATCGTGGCCAGGACACGACGCGGCCCGATCTCGACGACGTGGCTGGGCTCGGTGCCGAGAGCGGCTTCGATGGCCTCGCCGAAGCGGACGGTGGCGCGGACGTGCTCGACCCAATACGCGGCGTCCATCGATTCGCTGGCGTCGAGCAGGCGACCGTGGACGGTCGAGTAGAGCGGAAGTGCGGGTGTGCGATAACCGCATTCGCGGGCGACTGCCTCGAACTGCTCCAGCATGGGTTCCATCAGCGGGCTGTGGAAGGCGTGGGAGACGTTGAGGACCGTGGTCTCCACCCCGCGAGCCGTGAGCGCGTCCCGCCCCCGGGTGATCGCCGATGCCGCACCGGAAAGCACGATCTCCCGCGGTCCGTTGACGGCGGCGAGCGCCATCTCCGGTTGGTCGGCGAGCAATTCGGCGACCTCGGCCGCGTCCGCCCGCACGGCGAGCATCGCCCCGCCCTCCGGCAACCGTCGCATCAGCTCCCCTCGTGCGACGACGAGGCGGCACGCGTCGTCCAGGTCGAACACTCCCGCCACCGCCGCGGCCGCGAACTCGCCGATGCTGTGCCCGATGACCCACGCGGGCCGGACGCCGACGTCGGCCAGTGCCTTGGCCAGGGCGTACTCCATCGCGAAGATCGCCGGTTGCGCGAGATCGGTGCGGTCGATCTCGGTGTGCTCGTCGAGCGTCAGCTCACGTACCGAGTGACCGAGATGAACCGTCATGACCTGGTCCACCATCGCCAGAGCGTCCCGGAACAACGGGACTTCCGCGTCGAGCGCGCGCGCCATGCCTGTGAATTGCGAACCCTGGCCGGTGAACATCCAGCCGACGCCGACCGGTCCCACGACCCCGGTGTCCGCGCCGGCGCGCAGCCGCGCGACGGCGGCGTCACGGTCGGCGGCCACGACGGCGAGCCGGGCGCGGCCGGAGGACTTGACCTGGTTGCTCGTCCAGCACAGTTGCGCGAATTCCTCCGGCGGGGTGGAACCCAGCGCGTCGGCCAGGCGACGGGCGTTGCGCCGCAACCCTTCCTCGTCGTTCGCCGACAGCGTGAGCACGCCGCCCCCGGAGGACGTGGGGGTCTCGGCGGCAGGAGCGCTGCCCAGCACAACATGGGCATTCGTGCCGCCGATGCCGAAGCTGCTGACTCCCCCGTATCCGGGTCCCTCCAGCGGCATCGGTTCGGTGAGCAGACGCAAACCCTGCTCGGCCATCCGCAGCCGCGGATTCTCCTGATCGGCGAACCTCGACGGCGGGACGATACCGTGCCGCAAGCTGAGAGCGACTTTGAGCAGGCCCGCGACGCCCGCCGCGCCTTCGGTGTGACCGAGATTGCCCTTGATCGATCCGACGCCGCAAAGCCGCCGCCGGTTGCGTGCGTGCAGCTGTCCCAGTGCTTTGACCTCGATCATGTCGCCGAGCACCGTTCCGGTGCCGTGTGCCTCGAGGAAGTCCACCTCCTCGGGCCGTACCCCGGCGCGCTCGCACGCCTCGCCGATCACCTGCTGCTGCGCCCAGCGGTTCGGCGCCGTGATGCCGTTGCTGCGCCCATCGGAATTGACCGCGCTGCCCTTGATCACCGCGTAGATCGGCAGACCCGCGGCCTGCGCGTCGGCGAGGCGCCGCAGCACGAGCACCGCGACGCCCTCGCCGCGCACGATTCCATCGGCGTTGCCGCTGAACGGCTTGCACCGCGCGTCCGGCGCGGAGAGACCGGCCTGGGTGTAGAACACCCCGACGGCGGGCGTGAGCACCAAGTTGACACCACCGGCGACCGCTTGATCGCATTCGCCGGAAGCCAGTGCGCCGCAGGCGAGGTGGATCGCGACCAGCGACGACGAGCACGCCGTGTCGACCGCGACACTCGGCCCTTTCAGGTCGAACTGGTAGGACAGCCGGTTGGCGGTCATGAAATATCCGTTGCCGGAACCGTGCTGCGGGGTGATCGCGGCATAGTCGCTCATCTGCAGGTTGGCCCATTCGTTGGCCATCACCCCGACGAAGACCCCGGTACGGGAACCGGCCTCGGCGCGCGGATCGAGCGTGGCGTCTTCGAAGGCCCGCCAGGTGGCGTGCAGCAGCAACCGCTGCTGCGGATCCATCGCCTCGGCTTCGCGCGGGGTGATGCCGAAGAATTCGGCGTCGAACGCGTCCGCGTCGTCGAGGAAGCCGCCGCTGCGGGTGTTGATGGTGCCGGGGGCACCGGCCGGATCGTGGTACTCGGCGGCATTCCAGCGGCTCGCCGGAACCTCGGAGATCACGTCACGTCCGTCGATCAGCAGCCGCCACAGCGCGGCCGGATCGGGTGCTTGCGGGAATCGGCAGTCGAGGCCGACGATGGCGATGTCGGTCATGCGGCAAGGGCGAATTCGGTGGCGATGTAAGCGGCGATGTCGGCGATGGTGGGGTACTCGAAGACCAGGACCGGGTCGACCTCGAGTGACCATCGGTCCTCGATCTCGCCGCACAGGTTCACGGCCGAGACGGAGTCCAAGCCCAGTTCGGCGAGCGGGACGACCGGATCGACGTCGCGGGCCGCGCGTTCGGTGTAGTCCGCCACGCGCTCCACGAGCCAATCCTCGATCGTCGTCGTCGGGCGAACGGCTGTGGTGCTGAACATGTTTCGGCTCCTCGGCTGGTATGGGTGGATCAAGCGGTCAGAGTTCGGGTCAGCGCCGGTTCGAGATCCTCGTGCAGGACACCCTCGACACGATGTGCGAGCAGCGAGTCCCGCATCGCGGCGCGCTGGACCTTCCCGCTGGTCGTGCGCTGAACGGCCCGGGGCTCGACGAGCACCACGTTCGGCGCCGATACGTCGAATCCGCGGGCGACGGCGATCTTGATCGCCGAGGTCAGCTCGGCCAGTGTCGTGGCGCCTTGCCGCGCCGTCTTGACGCCCTGCACCACGACGAGTCGTTCCCGGCCGCCCGTGTCGACGGAGACTGCGACACCGGCGGCGCCGAGCGCCGGATGCAACCCGCGCACGAGTTCTTCGATGTCCTGCGGGTACAGGTTGCGGCCGTTGACGATCAGCAGATCCTTGTGGCGCCCTGCGACGAACAGCTCGTCCTCGTGCAGCAGACCGAGATCTCCGGTGCGCAGGAATGGGCCCTCGGCATCGAGGTACGCACCGAATGTCTCGCGCGACTCGTCGGGGCGGTTCCAGTAACCCGCGGCGACGCTCGGGCCCGCGATCCAGATCTCTCCGACCGTGTCGTCCGGAACCTGCCGTCGCGTGTCCGGGTCGACGATGCGGATGTCCAGACCGGGGGCCGCTCGTCCGCAGCCGACGAGCCGGGCTTCGCGACCCACGTCGAGGTAGACCGGCGCCGCGTCGATGGATCCGCCGCTGGCCAGCAACGTCACCTCGGCCAGCCCATAGGCGGGAAGCAACGCCGTGGGTCGCAGACCGGCGGGCGCGAATCGCCGCGACACGGCCGCGATGGTTCGTTCACGGACCGGCTCGGCGCCGCTCAGGGCGATCTCGACGCTGCTCAGATCGAGTTCCGCCAACTGTTCGTCGGTCACCCTGCGGACGATCAGGTCATAGGCGAAGTTCGGTGCGGCGGTGAAGGTCGCGCGGTATTCGCCGATGGCGCGCAGCCAGCGCACCGGATGCTTCAGAAAACTCGTCGGCGCCATGAAAACCAGGTCCGCCCCGACGTACAGAGACCCGAGCAGCGTGCCGATCAGGCCCATGTCGTGGAAGTGCGGGATCCAGCTGACGCCGATCGAGGCATCGCTCAACCCGGCCGAGGCGATGGCGGCTTCGTTGTGCATCAGGTTGCCGTGCGTGACGACGACACCCTTGGGGTCGCCGGTCGACCCCGACGTGTACTGGAGGAAGGCGATCGTCTCGGGGCCGATGTCGGGCATGCGCCAGTGGTCGGGGTCGCCGAGCGGGCGGTCGGTGGCGACGACGGCCGCGCTGGTCGCGGTCTCGAGCAGCGGCTGGACGTCGCCGGTCGTGAGAACCAGCTCGGCGCCGGAATCCGCGACGATGCCCGCTACGCGGCGGGCGCTGCCCTCGTCGTGCGGCAGGGGCGCGGGGACCGCGATCACGCCCGCGTACAGGCAGCCGAGAAACGCGCGCAGGAACGCCAGCCCGTCGTGATAGAGCAGCACGACGGGCTGCGCCGATTCCGGGCGGTCGGTCAGCCAGACTGCGACAGCCCTGGCGTCGCGGTCGAGTTCGAGGTAGGTCGATACCTCCTCGCTCAACTCCCGCCCGACCTCGTGCAGGTAGGTGAACGACCTGTTCACACCGTAGGTAGAAGTTTGCTGCCTTACGTGGTGAACGAAACTCGGCTGCATCTCGTAGTTCCTCGATAGCGATCGACATCAGGTTCAGCTACTACTGTCCGCCGTGTACATCCCCATAACCAGTGACCTCAGGGAGCATCCAGCAACCCCCGGGGGTGGACGAATAGCCACCCTTGGGTTCGTGGTCGCGGCCCCAAGAGGCCGATAGCCGCGCATCTCTGTCATCACCCACCCCCGCAGCCTTCGACGCGGGCGGCGCCGTCCACTAGTTGCTTAGGTCAAGCAACTACTATATATTTGCGTAGCGCAAGTAACTAGTGGTCTGGAGTAGACATGGCAGTCTCGCCCGATACGGCCCAGAGCCTGATTCGAGAGCTCTACCTGATGGGCCGGGCCATCCGTATCGCGCTCGCACACCCGGAAGAAGGGCAATTGCTTCCGGGCGGCATCGGGGTACTGGGCGCCCTCGAATCCAAAGGCTCGAGTCGGCAAGGGGACCTCGCCGCGGACTTGTGCATCAGTCCCAGCGCATTGAGCAGGCACATCACCGAACTCGTCGGCGCCGACTACATCAGCAGGCACGCCGATCCCACCGACGGCCGGGCCACCCTGGTCCGGGTGACCGACGAGGGGCGCGATCTGCTGCACCGCGTGCGGGCATCGCGGGCCCGGGGATTGCAGAACGTCCTGGCCGACTGGAGTGAAGACGACGCCGAGCAGGCCTGCCTCGCCGTCCAGAAGCTCCGCGGCGCACTGACCACGCACGCCCACAGCACCCCCGTCGGCGCTCACCAGCCGGTTTCGAAAGAAAGTCAGGAAGTGGATGTCTAGTTCAGTCGAGGCGGTGACGCGACGCGACCCGTACGCGATGACCCACCGTGAAGTCTTGGAGGCGATGACCGGGCTGCTCGCGGCGTTGTTCACGGCGCTGCTCAGCACGACGATCGTCGCCACCGCGCTGCCCACCATCATCGGCGATCTACAGGGGTCGCAGACCGCCTACGCCTGGGTCATCACCGCGGCGCTGCTGGCGAACGCGGCCTCCACGCCGATCTGGGGCAAATTCGCCGACCTGTTCAACAAGAAGCTGCTTGTCCAATCCGCCATCGTCATTTTCGTGGTCGGCTCGGTCATCGCGGGCTTCGCAGGCGATGTCGCCCTGCTGCTGGTCGCGCGCGTCGTTCAGGGCGTCGGCATGGGCGGGTTGACCGCGCTCGCCGTCGCGATCATCGGCTCCATCGTCGCGCCGCGCGAACGCGGGCGATACTCCGGCTACATGGGCGCCGTCATGGCGGTTTCGATGTCCGGTGGGCCCATCCTCGGCGGCGTCATCGTCGACAGCCCGCTGGGCTGGCGCTGGTGTTTCTTCGTGTGCGTGCCGCTGGCGGTGATCGCACTGGCGCTCTTGCAGCGGACCCTGCGGCTGCCTACCGAGCGCAAGGACGGGGTGTCGATCGACTGGCTCGGCGCCGCTGCGCTGACCGGCGGCGTGTCCGTGCTGCTCATCTGGGTGTCGTTCGCCGGAAAAGCCGGTTACTACGACTGGGTGTCGCGGGAGTCGGCGCTCTACGTGACCGCCGGCGTGCTGCTGCTGATCGCGACCGTGTGGGTCGAGTCCCGCGCCGAGTCGCCGATCATCCCCTTGCCGATCGTCACCGAACGCACCACGGGCCTGGCGATCATCGCCTCGATCGCGGTCGGCGTCGGCATGTTCGGCGCGACCACCTTCCTAGGCCAGTACTTCCAGACCGCGCGCGGCTACTCCCCCACCGCCGCGGGCGTGCTGACCATCCCGCTCGTCGCGGGCATGCTGATCGCCTCGATCGGCTCCGGACAGCTGATCACCCGGCGCGGAAAGTGGAAGGCTTTCGTGGTCGCCGGAGCCGCGCTGCTGGTGGCCGGGTTCACGCTGCTCTCGACGATCGACCACGCGACGAGCCTGTGGCTGGTCGGCGGATACATCACCGTCGTCGGACTCGGCGTCGGCATGATGATGCAGAACCTCGTCCTGGCCGTGCAGAACACGGTGAGCGTGCACGACATCGGCGCCGCGTCCAGCAGTGTCGCCTTCTTCCGCACTTTCGGTGGCGCGATCGGTGTCTCGGTGCTGGGTTCCGTGCTGGCCACCCGGGTCGGTGAACTGTCCGCGGAGGGATTCGGCAGGCTCGGTATCCGGACCGAGTCCTCCGGCGGCGGCAACCTGGATATCGGCGCACTTCCCGCGCCCATCGCGACCATCGTGCGCGCCTCCTACGGCGACGCGACCGGGCGGATTTTCCTCATCGCCGCGGCCGCGACGGTGGTCGCGCTCATCGCGGCCGCGCTGCTGCCGAACCGCCCGCTGCGCCGCACCATCGACATCGATCCGGCAGTGGACCCGATGCAGTCCGACGCTCGCACCACCACTCGGCAGGCGGGTTCGGGGAGTCCCGCGCAGCAGGCTGACGCCGGACAACCGGCTCTGCTCAACTGAGCCGCCGATCCACGGGCGGCCGGCGAAGCTCCGCGGCTCTGCGCCCGCCTGCTGCGCGCGCGACGGCGAATCAGCGTGGCGGCCGCTCCACGGAGCGCAGGTCCACGGTCGTCGCGGAGGTGAGGGCAACGGCCAAGCAACGCAGTTCCCCCGGAATCAGCACCGATCGGATCGCCCCCTGGAAACACTCCAGCATCGCGCCGTCGCACCACCGCACGTCGTAGCGGTACCAGCACCGGCACGCGCCCCCGGCGCGCTGGATGTCGCGCTCGACCCGGACGGCCAGTTCGGTGAGCGCGGCGCGCACCTGGCTCGGCTCGCCGGTGCTCGCGATCTTCCACCACGGCCGGTTGAAATAGCCTGGTTCGGAGATCTCGACCAGGTAGAGCAATGGCATCCCCACGGCGTCGGAGGCGGTCATACCGCTCAGACTGCCCCAAACCGGACTGGACGTATGGGTGAAACGCCGGGCTTCCGACCGTCGCCCGGGTCACGATTCGATGTAGTCCAACAGCCAGGTCGGACCGACCACCTCCGCCCCCAGCGCCGCGACGCGCTCGCGCAGTTCCCGGTCCGCCGTCACCACCGTGATGGGACGGCTGCCGTCGTTCGCGCGCGCCGCGGCGACCGCGCCGACGATCGCGTCATCGCCCGAACCGTCCGCCCGCACCACGCGCAAGCCGGCGAGGTCCCGATCCGTCGCCCGGTCGACCGCGGCCTTCGCCGCCCCCTCGAGCACCACGATCACCTCGGTGGGATTCGTCATCCGCTCCGGCAGCATGGCCACTTTCCCGAGTAAGCGACGAGCAGCGCCGGCCCGGTCGCGCCACCAACCGTCGGGCCGCGAACCGACGACATTGGCGGCATCCACGACGATCAGCCGAACACTGTCATCCGCCACTTGCTCAGTCTCCCCTACCCCGCGGTGGTACACCGCCACCTGCGAAGGGCGGCGTTCGGTGGGTCACCGTACCGGCAAGGGACTAGGGATCGCGGGCTCGGCCGCCCGCACTGCGGCGAGCGCGTTCACCCTGCCGTACCCGTACTTGTCGCTGTGCCCGTCGGCGTCGTAGCCGCCGCCCTGCGGATCGATCTTGTCGCAACTGCCCTTCAACAGGTCTTTCACCTCGGTCCACGTCAGATCCGGATTCACCGACAGCATCAGGGCCACCACCCCGGCGGCGCCCGGGCAAGCGCTGGAGGTGCCGCCGAAGTCGTTGGTGTAGTCGCCCGCCGCATCCCCCGACGCCGCCGTGCCGGGGTTGTAGCCGCGGGCGCCGTGCCGGTCCACCGTCCAGATTCCCGGCGTGCGGGGGTCGGGATGTCCGAAGGGCCGGTGCCCGAAGTCGCTGCTGGGGAACGCGCACCACACCGCTTTACCGAAATCGCTGTACACACTGCGTTTGCCGGTGTCGTTGCACGCCGCGACCGCGATCACTTTCGCGAAACCGGCATAGCCGTCGTTGTCGACGGATTCGTTGCCGTTGCCCGCTGCGAACAACACCACACAACCCTTGCCCGCACGTCCGGCGCCGACGGCGTGTTCGATCGCCAACCTGGTGCTCGCCGGTAGCGGCACCACCCGGTTGTGCACCGGATCGTTCGGCTCGAACCATTTCCCGTCGGCCGGCCCCCAGCTGCACGAGATGACGTCGGCGCCGTGATCGGCGGCCCACACGAAGGCGTCCGCCTCGGCCTGCGATCCGAGTCCGGAGGCGAGCCGGATGGGCATCAGCGCGGCCTGCGGCGCCACGCCCGACGCTGCGCCCGTGCCGTTGGCGCAGGCCACACCCGCGCATGCGGTGCCGTGGTTGTCACCGTTGTCGGGACCGGTGCCGAAGGTGTCCTTGGGACGCGGATCGCTGGTCTTCGACGTCACGTCCCGCGGTGCGACCACCTTACCGGCGCCCGCGAATTCGGGATGGTCGATA
Encoded here:
- a CDS encoding MarR family winged helix-turn-helix transcriptional regulator gives rise to the protein MAVSPDTAQSLIRELYLMGRAIRIALAHPEEGQLLPGGIGVLGALESKGSSRQGDLAADLCISPSALSRHITELVGADYISRHADPTDGRATLVRVTDEGRDLLHRVRASRARGLQNVLADWSEDDAEQACLAVQKLRGALTTHAHSTPVGAHQPVSKESQEVDV
- a CDS encoding acyl carrier protein, whose amino-acid sequence is MFSTTAVRPTTTIEDWLVERVADYTERAARDVDPVVPLAELGLDSVSAVNLCGEIEDRWSLEVDPVLVFEYPTIADIAAYIATEFALAA
- a CDS encoding S8 family serine peptidase — its product is MPTANFGTREDPGFELEQSPDLIVVRTHSGRGIRRKSGSVPTPLSGELDDATLVQAYPEAGVEVYRLPAGSRSVEERKPVLEAAPEVRFAGHVLVDPGTEEPVLYTENIFVKFVDGVAHEHCLAVLDAADLTVKQRVSYARNAYFTAAPEGTGQRVFDIANALLDRDDVENCHPELIRRRSRKAISPQQWHLKKTTIDGVTIDAHAAVEAAHAHTRGAGVTIAVIDDGVDIDHPEFAGAGKVVAPRDVTSKTSDPRPKDTFGTGPDNGDNHGTACAGVACANGTGAASGVAPQAALMPIRLASGLGSQAEADAFVWAADHGADVISCSWGPADGKWFEPNDPVHNRVVPLPASTRLAIEHAVGAGRAGKGCVVLFAAGNGNESVDNDGYAGFAKVIAVAACNDTGKRSVYSDFGKAVWCAFPSSDFGHRPFGHPDPRTPGIWTVDRHGARGYNPGTAASGDAAGDYTNDFGGTSSACPGAAGVVALMLSVNPDLTWTEVKDLLKGSCDKIDPQGGGYDADGHSDKYGYGRVNALAAVRAAEPAIPSPLPVR
- a CDS encoding aminotransferase class I/II-fold pyridoxal phosphate-dependent enzyme; translation: MTDIAIVGLDCRFPQAPDPAALWRLLIDGRDVISEVPASRWNAAEYHDPAGAPGTINTRSGGFLDDADAFDAEFFGITPREAEAMDPQQRLLLHATWRAFEDATLDPRAEAGSRTGVFVGVMANEWANLQMSDYAAITPQHGSGNGYFMTANRLSYQFDLKGPSVAVDTACSSSLVAIHLACGALASGECDQAVAGGVNLVLTPAVGVFYTQAGLSAPDARCKPFSGNADGIVRGEGVAVLVLRRLADAQAAGLPIYAVIKGSAVNSDGRSNGITAPNRWAQQQVIGEACERAGVRPEEVDFLEAHGTGTVLGDMIEVKALGQLHARNRRRLCGVGSIKGNLGHTEGAAGVAGLLKVALSLRHGIVPPSRFADQENPRLRMAEQGLRLLTEPMPLEGPGYGGVSSFGIGGTNAHVVLGSAPAAETPTSSGGGVLTLSANDEEGLRRNARRLADALGSTPPEEFAQLCWTSNQVKSSGRARLAVVAADRDAAVARLRAGADTGVVGPVGVGWMFTGQGSQFTGMARALDAEVPLFRDALAMVDQVMTVHLGHSVRELTLDEHTEIDRTDLAQPAIFAMEYALAKALADVGVRPAWVIGHSIGEFAAAAVAGVFDLDDACRLVVARGELMRRLPEGGAMLAVRADAAEVAELLADQPEMALAAVNGPREIVLSGAASAITRGRDALTARGVETTVLNVSHAFHSPLMEPMLEQFEAVARECGYRTPALPLYSTVHGRLLDASESMDAAYWVEHVRATVRFGEAIEAALGTEPSHVVEIGPRRVLATMVGRTRPDLAARCLTPSPGPGATGGAFAETVAALYRDGLDPDWDRLYEPAQRVRRRLPGYEFSTDQRFWVESRNTATPSAQSEETSMDQLIALFREQNAVLASLVGAPSAGHVPQPRGAAPVATETVTPHDIVTPTTAVGTATADPPMPPAAVASVVRAEFSRVSGFPADRLRDAQTLGDDLGFDSLMLTDLIAALVRKLPRLTVDPSRFTPTATLGDVTSYLTGRVGAPVPQQAAGPAAGGMPEPSCEVAEPEYRISDFAEVKSIADRLAGAESLGLSNPYFLVNDGVTKDTSVIDGASVINFSSYNYLGLSGHPAVVAAVQDAVARYGSSCSASRILSGEKPVHRELEAELAALLGTEDAIALVGGHSTNVTIIGHLVGPEDLVIHDSLAHDSIMQGCKLSGATRRPFPHNDHAALDELLTEIRHQYRRVLILIEGVYSQDGDIPDLPAIIAVKKKHKALLMIDEAHSVGVLGAGGGGIGEYFGVDRDDVELWSGTTSKALAGCGGYVAGSAELIRFLKYTTPGFVYSVGMTPMNAAASAAAIRQLRSEGAILERLRGNSRLFLRLAREVGVDAGDSHDTPIIPCIVGDSMKTLRLSNALLRRGINVNPILYPAVPEDLARLRFFVTACHTEDQIRETVKVLAEELALLAES
- a CDS encoding fatty acyl-AMP ligase gives rise to the protein MQPSFVHHVRQQTSTYGVNRSFTYLHEVGRELSEEVSTYLELDRDARAVAVWLTDRPESAQPVVLLYHDGLAFLRAFLGCLYAGVIAVPAPLPHDEGSARRVAGIVADSGAELVLTTGDVQPLLETATSAAVVATDRPLGDPDHWRMPDIGPETIAFLQYTSGSTGDPKGVVVTHGNLMHNEAAIASAGLSDASIGVSWIPHFHDMGLIGTLLGSLYVGADLVFMAPTSFLKHPVRWLRAIGEYRATFTAAPNFAYDLIVRRVTDEQLAELDLSSVEIALSGAEPVRERTIAAVSRRFAPAGLRPTALLPAYGLAEVTLLASGGSIDAAPVYLDVGREARLVGCGRAAPGLDIRIVDPDTRRQVPDDTVGEIWIAGPSVAAGYWNRPDESRETFGAYLDAEGPFLRTGDLGLLHEDELFVAGRHKDLLIVNGRNLYPQDIEELVRGLHPALGAAGVAVSVDTGGRERLVVVQGVKTARQGATTLAELTSAIKIAVARGFDVSAPNVVLVEPRAVQRTTSGKVQRAAMRDSLLAHRVEGVLHEDLEPALTRTLTA
- a CDS encoding NYN domain-containing protein; its protein translation is MADDSVRLIVVDAANVVGSRPDGWWRDRAGAARRLLGKVAMLPERMTNPTEVIVVLEGAAKAAVDRATDRDLAGLRVVRADGSGDDAIVGAVAAARANDGSRPITVVTADRELRERVAALGAEVVGPTWLLDYIES
- a CDS encoding MFS transporter, which encodes MTHREVLEAMTGLLAALFTALLSTTIVATALPTIIGDLQGSQTAYAWVITAALLANAASTPIWGKFADLFNKKLLVQSAIVIFVVGSVIAGFAGDVALLLVARVVQGVGMGGLTALAVAIIGSIVAPRERGRYSGYMGAVMAVSMSGGPILGGVIVDSPLGWRWCFFVCVPLAVIALALLQRTLRLPTERKDGVSIDWLGAAALTGGVSVLLIWVSFAGKAGYYDWVSRESALYVTAGVLLLIATVWVESRAESPIIPLPIVTERTTGLAIIASIAVGVGMFGATTFLGQYFQTARGYSPTAAGVLTIPLVAGMLIASIGSGQLITRRGKWKAFVVAGAALLVAGFTLLSTIDHATSLWLVGGYITVVGLGVGMMMQNLVLAVQNTVSVHDIGAASSSVAFFRTFGGAIGVSVLGSVLATRVGELSAEGFGRLGIRTESSGGGNLDIGALPAPIATIVRASYGDATGRIFLIAAAATVVALIAAALLPNRPLRRTIDIDPAVDPMQSDARTTTRQAGSGSPAQQADAGQPALLN